GAGGATTGTCATAATTTTATGTTGTGTTTTATATACTCGTGCCGTTGCATGGGCCGATGCCCGTCTGTCGGATGTTCTAGTTGTGTTTGCTAAGGAGGGTTATCCCTGaaatgtcccttttttttttttttttttatttatttatttattttctaacaaAAGGTCTCTCTTCCcagtatacttaaaggggttctccactttggacagtcCATTCTTGTTAGAAGGGTGTTtttacaataagcagatcacaaggtGTCGTCCTGCTGGAACCCAAAGCAATCCGCTGTGATCGGTGTGTGAATCTTGCAGTAAGTGttttccctgcagcacccccacaggagaaatgaggcattacacagcGTCCATTTATATCTGTGTGTTGTCtgggtaatacaggacaggtcctccagagacgctccatgtaaccgctctccactcagaTACGATCCTGAACAGCGAACCCTGTCTATTAACTCATTGGGGCGATACTTATCCTATATCCACAGCCACCTTTACTTTTCTTCTAACTTGATCCCCTAGTAGAGAAGGCGATCTGACGATCTCTAATCCTTTCTTGTTTTATACAGGACATATTCTCTTGATCCCCCAGAAATCATCCAAATGCCCGCTGTTGTGTTGGGATTTCTGATTTAATATTGGtatctttataggggttgtccagttctaagaaattgatggcctattctcgggatctgtcggggtctgactcccgggatccccaccgatcagcggttttgaaggggtcgcagcacttTTACGAGCTCTTCTTCCCCTTCGTTTTCTTTactgcacattttctctacacTTGTAGCAGTGGTTTACAGCGTTACAGCCTACTCCCATttgagtgatcggtgggggtgtgaCGGAGTTGGACCTCGACcgatcagatgttgatggcctTTCCCGAGGATGGAATTTCATAGGACTGGACATCCCCCTTTAAGCAATTGTTATTTATGCAGTTTCAATGTCTCACTGATCGCACTGCAGAACATAGATTTGTATTCAGCAGGAGAGGATTGGCGATCGGCTGCTACTGTCTGTGTCGATCTCAGAGACTATGGATTGAAGGGTGTCTATAATAAACCTTATAGATGATGACTTTTGACCCCTCTACTGTTCCCGATAATCACGAGACTTGCGTTACCAGACGGATGAAGGCTTATTGAGCTTATTATCTGTGGATCTAGTGATGGCGTCCTCTCACCTCCGACCCCGCAGACCATTAAAGAGAGAACGTACTGAGCAGCAGATGGTGGGGAGGAGGGGAGATCACAGTGTATTAGAAAGGGCTCTTCCCGAGGGGATTTAACTGTGTGAGGACATTTGTCCCTCGTACTGACTCCTCGTCACTGCCTACTTGCTGCCGCCTTGTTTATGCCGCTTTTCTCCGAATTCCGGCACAATGACGATGGCCACGTGTTACCCAACCGTGCTTTTGGTTTTATTGCTGCCTTCTGTTTGTTTGCATCTATGCAAATATTATGGAACAGATCAGTGTCTCCAACCATTggctgtcaggacatgctgggagttgtagttttgcaacacctGTATAGCCAGATGATGATGACtactgccttaggcctcatgcacacgaccgtatttttgtccacccgtaaatactggcgtaaatacgggtccggtgtcacacgtattcgacctgtattgcaccagtatttacgggcacgtttttggctgcaaaattgcactgcactaatcggcagccccttctctctatcagtgcaggataaagagaaggggcagccctttccgtaataaaagtaaaagaaattcatacttaccggccgttgtcttggtgacgcgtccctctcctgacatccagTACGACCTCCCTGGGTGACACGGTagtccatgtgaacgctgcagcctgtgattggctgcagcggtcacatggtctgaaatgtcatcccgggaggccagactggaggaagaagcagggagttctcggtaagtatgaacgtcttttatttacaggttgatgtatattgtgatcggtagtcactgtccagggtgccgatcgcttaactctttcagcaccctggacagtgactatttactgacgtcgcctagcaacgctcccgtaattacggcctgaaataggacatgttctatctttttcaacggcacgggcaccttcccttaAGCATATGGGgagatagaagtccatgggcccgtaattgagtttttacggtcgtgtgcatgaggccttatagaatTGTCACCTGATTTGGACAAGGTCGTAGCTAGGTGCCAGCATGGTCGGACTCCTCAGGGTAATTTTTAGGTCTTTCCAGCCGATCCTTATTGTTTTGGTCAAGACGTTGACCCTCACCACACAGTCCTAGGCTTCCACAAGGGACTACCTGCTTTAGACCCTTTCCACGTGCTTTTTGGTGGAATCCACTAATTATCTGATGTCTTTGGGCCAACCAGCCTGAATCTTTGCTCCACTTTCGATAAGCGGCACCATATTCTGACAGACACTTATCTCTCTGACCTTGTTGAAATAACATGCGTGCCTGGCCAAACTGATTGGGTTGTTAATTAGGGAGACCACGAAGGGGCGATCATCTTGCTAACGTtttacatgtctactttagttgtCCATCACATTATCGTAGTGTCGCCTTTTATTGTTGTTCTCAATGACAGACTATGATGAATCCGACACATTCCCGTCTCGGTCCTTACACTATGGCTCTAGTCCCTGGTCTCATCTGCAGTGTCTAAGGCCACTAGTCTGACTGCTTATATGCATACGGCCGCCATGTTTTGCGTTTTTTGTTGCTCGAGCTTAAATTAGTTGTATgaggttagaaaaacatggaagctttcttccagaaacagcgccacttttgtccatgagctgtgtctggtattgcagctccgttcCATTCACTTataaagctgagctgcaataccggacacgTCTCCtaaacaaaagtggcgctgtttctgctagaaagcagccatgtttttctaacctcATACAACCCTTTTGATGCACTGATAACAGGACACGGGTTGGACTGGCTGAACCTGTGCGTCTTCTCGTTAAATGGGGGACTTGTCAAACATTGACTAACTTGAAGTGTGAGTGGAGAAGTAGAGACGCTGCTCCTCTCAGACGTACGGGTGTAGGGGATGTTATGATTTGTCATTGTTTGTAGAATATTCGGCCTTTGACAGACatctttgtttatttattttttcttctcgtCCGTCCAAGATAACTAATACTCTCCTTCTTCTTTTTAGTGACAAAAGATGGCGGACCAACGGCAGCGCTCCCTCTCTACCTCCGGAGAATCCCTGTATCATGTTCTAGGACTGGATAAGAATGCCACATCTGATGACATCAAAAGATGTTACCGGTgggtaaagggccttttacaccggccaataagcGGCCGCTGCAGCGAATCAtggttgatcgacgctcgtttgctccggtcacacggagctatggatggggacgagcgctcgttactctgatcgctcgtcctcatacattataaccatgtcggcagcgcgtctcccggtttacacaccaagatgcgctgccgacaaccagaatattttactttcttaaaacgatacgaccggcagatgatcgagcgttttcccgttcatctgctgatcgctgccctttttacacaaggcaattaatcggcaacgagcgttctatgaacgctcatctgcccgataatcgtccagtgtaaaaccccctttagagctATGCCTCACCCCGCATATATGCTGATGTCACTCAAACAGCTTCAtaggggttgttcaggattagaaaaacatgactgcttagttgcagaaacagtgccacacttgttcatggttgtgtctggtactgcagctccatTGAGGTTAATGgaattgagctgcaataccggacacaacctgtgggcaggtgtggcgctgtttttggaaggaagcagccatgtttttctaatcacgGACAACGGTTGTAAAGGGATTTGTTATACATTTACAAAGCTGCTTCTTATTCGAGGTTTCCATGTAAATTTATTATATCATGAGGAGTAcggcaactttctaatatgctttgtgtattccaagatctctgcttgttcacAGTGAATGGAACATTCTTGTTAAGGGACCCACATAGACCTGATACTTTTCACAGCGGAGGGTTTGCTACTTTTTTATCCGGTTTAGACCGTTCTACGTGAGCTAAATACATAAGCAACCCAGATCTCTCTCCTTTTCTTATTTTGttgtagtttgttacaatgtatcagcacaGGTGAAATGTATCAGAATGTacttcacagaggattgtctagattgGACACAACTGTAGCAACCGCTCCGCTGTGAGAAGTAGGTTTTTCAGCCTGAGAAGTAGAAGGTTTTTCAGCAAGAAAGTTAAATTCGTTGACAGCAAATATAGATCTTCAGATTGGTGAGGAACTGAaacgcaaagtatattagaaagttgctgaaTAAGCTTTATTTTCGTGACGCTGGAAGGccccttaaagggacagtaccCTTGGCATCCGTATGTAGGAGTAAGTGGCGTTCCAGGTTTCTTGTGACCTCCGTTGTAAAATCTTGGATCCGTAACCAGGGCCGGTCTTGAGGAAGACTCCGGTTAATGAGCCACAAAGTTGCAGCTGGGAGCAAATAATGAACGGCGTTGACACGTTGCAGATTCTTTCTTGgataatatgggggggggggtcacaatgttataggaaatgttatatatatttattattgcaTCTTGCAGAAAGTTAGCATTGAAATACCATCCAGATAAAAACCCAGATAATCCAGAAGCCTCCGAGAAATTCAAGGAGATCAACAATGCGCACGGTATACTAACGGACGCTACAAAGAGAAATATCTATGACAAGTACGGCTCACTCGGCCTCTACGTTGCAGAACAGTTCGGGGAAGAGAATGTTAACACATACTTTGTGCTGTCCAGCTGGTGGGCGAAGGTAAGTCGTGCTGGTGGAGAGCCAGGTCGTAAAGATTATATATTGAGTGTTATGTATAGCTGTCTCCAGGCTCTATATATTGAGTTCTATGTATAGCGGTCTCCCCCAGTCTCTCTATAATTGAGTGCTATGTATAGCTGTCTCCCGGGTCTCCCCCAGTCTCTCTATATTGAGTGCTATGTATAGCTGTCTCCCGGGTCTCCCCCAGTCTCTCTATAATTGAGTGCTATGTATAGCTGTCTCCCGGGTCTCCCCCAGTCTCTCTATATTGAGTGCTATGTATAGCTGTCTCCCGGGTCTCCCCCAGTCTCTATATTGAGTGCTATGTATAGCTGTCTCCCCCAGTCTCTCTATATTGAGTGCTATGTATAGCTGTCTCCAGGCT
The genomic region above belongs to Rhinoderma darwinii isolate aRhiDar2 chromosome 13, aRhiDar2.hap1, whole genome shotgun sequence and contains:
- the LOC142666486 gene encoding dnaJ homolog subfamily C member 5 is translated as MADQRQRSLSTSGESLYHVLGLDKNATSDDIKRCYRKLALKYHPDKNPDNPEASEKFKEINNAHGILTDATKRNIYDKYGSLGLYVAEQFGEENVNTYFVLSSWWAKALFMFCGLITGCYCCCCLCCCCNCCCGKCKPRPPEGEETDFYVSPEDLEAQMQSDERDTTDIPVLVQPMSATETTQLTTDSHASYRTDSVFN